The Chiloscyllium plagiosum isolate BGI_BamShark_2017 chromosome 14, ASM401019v2, whole genome shotgun sequence genome segment TCAATTCAGAACAGGCCACGATGCATCCGACCAGTGCAAGCAATGTCACAGAGACTGTGGAGGGAAACAATTGGAACACTTCCAGAGAGTGGCACTTGATGAGCATTGATCAGTCCAGAAACATGGTCTACCCATCCATGGCTGAGAGTACCAAGCTTCTCAGTGTCCAGATCACCCTTATTATGGCTTATGCATTGATCATCCTCCTGGGCCTGGTGGGAAACTCCCTGGTCATTTATATGATCATAAAGTACAAAACCATGCGAACTGTCACCAACTTCTTCATTGCCAACCTGGCCTTGGCTGACCTCATGGTGGACACACTCTGCTTGCCATTCACCTTGGTTTATACTCTCCTGGATGAATGGAAACTTGGAGCTGTCCTTTGCCACCTTGTCCCTTACGCTCAGGCTTTAAGTGTCCATGTATCCACTCTGACTCTAACAGTGATCGCTCTGGACCGCCATCGATGCATCGTCTTCCATTTGGACAGCCGCATTTCCAAGAAGTTCAGCTTCATAACCATTTCCATGACCTGGTTGGTGTCGGCTATCCTTGCCGGGCCATTGGCCATCTTCAGGGAGTACAAAATCGTCGACTTGCAGCCCATTAACCTGCAGATTGTGGTCTGCTCTGAGAAATGGCCCAGTGGGAACACCCAAGATGGAACCATCTACAGTATCTCAATGTTCATCCTACAATACGTGCTGCCGTTGAGCATCATCAGTTACGCCTACATTAGAATATGGATCAAGTTAAAGAGCCATGTTAGTCCGTGCGCGCGGAGTGACAGTCATTACCGACGGAGAAAAACCACCAAAATGcttgtgatggtggtggtggtcttTGCAGTCTGCTGGCTGCCCTTGCACACCTTCCAGCTGGCCAGCGATCTGGACAAGCGCCTCTTTCAGTTCACAGAATACAAGCTGCTCTACACCATCTTCCATGTGCTGGCCATGTGCTCCACCTTCGCCAATCCCCTGCTGTACGGCTGGATGAACAAGAACTATCGCAACGGCTTCATCTTCTTCTTCCGCTGCAACCACAACGTGGACAACCTCAACAACGTGGAGACGTCAGTCAAGGCCAGGCTGCACCCTTTCAGGGTGGAAGCTCACAATGGTAGCCTTTGCAATTACAGGGCTACGAATGGACATCCACCAACAGAGGTTTAGTGGGGGGCTGGGGGCTGTGGTTTTGGGGGGAGTCGGGTGAATGTGGGATTTCACCTTCTACACAGTCAACAGTATTGATAGCACCTCGTATGGATCAGGCTGTTTGTAGTTCTCCTTCTGGTCAGTGGTCGACATTGTCCAACTAAGCTGCGATTGATTAATGGAGTAACGCTAAGTAAAATAATCCACACTGTCACTGACTTACTTTTTGATTAATGCATGAGCATCTTTGGCCAGGTTAAACTTCATTACCCAGCCCCATATTTTGAAGGAAGTGGTGAGCAGACTGGCGCAGCAGGAAGgtgtgtttgttttctttcttcccctctttctcccacactaccacctaatttttccccagcacccatgtcgcgtgtttgtgcaggtgtgagcacagtgaagaacaacaagtgtgtaaatctttatttatattccaccaccaggaagaaaggaaacacccaagtggtcagtgacaagcagtgcccttctcaaaaggcaatgctgcctgatcaaacagtgaaggggagggcaggggttaaaccAAAATAgtattggagggggaaataaaacactccactccctgcggtgcccacctctccctgaatagCTCAAGGGACTTGATAGACActatgtgctccttctccagggacacccgggctctgacataCACGCGGAAGAGGGGAAGACAgttggccctaatgaccccctccactgcccgctgcctggacctgtttatggccagtttggccaggcccaggagcaggcccatgAGGAGATCTTCTGACCTCCCTCCCCCCTTCGCACAGGGTGCCCAAAGATCCGGAGCGTGGTGCTAAAGTGCAGCCGAAAGCAGAGGACAAGgtctttaagaaaatcaaaaagggagtgcaaatgcccacaccccatatatatatggtccacggactccacagcaccacagaacaagcagttgggctgggagtctgtgaaccaccgcaatccgCAGTTGTAGGAGACTGCTGCGTGCAAGCAGGAGGGTGTTGGGCACAGGCCCAGATGTTGATAGATCAAAACTACCATCTGCTGTTTGAGATCTCCTTTTCtgcagcattgtggctcagtggttagcattgctgcctcacagcgccagggacccaggttcgattccagccttgggtgactgtctgtgtggagtttgcacattctccccgtgtctgagtgggtttcctctgggtgctctggtttcctcccacaatccaaagatgtgcaggtcaggtggattgactttgctaaattactcatagtgtccagggaggtgcaggttaggtgagttatcCAAGGTTAATGCAGAGTTGTGGGAAGAAGTGGggtgcacttcagagggtcagtgcagacttgatgggtcgaatggcttcTTCT includes the following:
- the LOC122556887 gene encoding neuropeptide Y receptor type 2-like, yielding MSTWPEIGYWEWYQINSEQATMHPTSASNVTETVEGNNWNTSREWHLMSIDQSRNMVYPSMAESTKLLSVQITLIMAYALIILLGLVGNSLVIYMIIKYKTMRTVTNFFIANLALADLMVDTLCLPFTLVYTLLDEWKLGAVLCHLVPYAQALSVHVSTLTLTVIALDRHRCIVFHLDSRISKKFSFITISMTWLVSAILAGPLAIFREYKIVDLQPINLQIVVCSEKWPSGNTQDGTIYSISMFILQYVLPLSIISYAYIRIWIKLKSHVSPCARSDSHYRRRKTTKMLVMVVVVFAVCWLPLHTFQLASDLDKRLFQFTEYKLLYTIFHVLAMCSTFANPLLYGWMNKNYRNGFIFFFRCNHNVDNLNNVETSVKARLHPFRVEAHNGSLCNYRATNGHPPTEV